The nucleotide window GACAAGTACTGGAGGAGTGTCCATCAAGGAGTGTCTCGGAGTTGGGGACAACCGTAGAAGACCACGTGttggacggacagacggacatgGTGACAGACTGAAAGAGTCATGGGAGAAAAACAATGTGACTTTCCATCCCGCAATTAGTCTCTGTTAGCGGCTGCTATTCACTCAGTGAGTGACTCTCTACATCTGGCTAACTGTGTGCTATCAATTGCTCGTTAGTCATTATACCTCATGTTTATAGTGCATTGTCATTACTGTTCTGTCTCAACCAATTATTTTATGGATGAAAGGTGTTACATAACCCTTACCAATGAAATGTGTGAAATAAATGAAGAGTATACCGTACAAATATATTTGGATTATTTGGACATACTGTACGTAGACATATTTATACATAGTTTATGAGTATGAATATGATTTTGAAGTACGTGCCTTTGTACATGTACATGTCTGACAGAGAACTCAACAGTAACAAAGATGTTTGACATGACTGCTTCCTCTTGCATATTTACCCTGCAACTAATAATGACTAAATCATATGTGTAGTGATAATGCCTCTATTCCCACACTGATTAAATTCCCACTCTGGTTTCAGACCCACATCCTCTTTAAGTCCAAGCTGTCCTTACTACACACACAAAGGAGAAAGGGGCCGGAATCTGGACTAGGCCAATAAAGGCAGTGATGGAAGAAAACGACCCAgaaggaggtggagaaggaggaagaagagacatagaagaaggagagaaagacaAACAGCTGAAGAACCAACTCAACAGCGAGGAGAAGGGCGAGAAGGAGAACCAAGTGGGcggtgagaaggagaggaagcGGGTGAGCCGGCGGTCCAGGTCACTGTGGAGGAGCGGCTGGGCGCCGAGCGAACGTCTCGCCATCAACGTCTCGGGGATGCGCTACGAGACCCAGCTCCGCACATTGGCCCAGTTCCCGGACTCCATGCTGGGCGACCCCAGACGCCGGCTTCGCTACTTCGACCCGTTGCGCAACGAGCTCTTCTTGGACCGCAACCGGGCCTGTTTTGACGCCATCCTCTACTTCTACCAGTCAGGCGGGCGGCTCCGGCGGCCCGCCAATGTGCCCTTGGACATCTTCATTGACGAGCTTTATTTCTATGAGCTGGGCGAGGAGATCATGGCACGCTTCAAGGAGGATGAGGGTTTCCCCAAGGAGGAAGCCCCATCGCTGCCTGTCAACGAGGTCCAGCGGAGTCTGTGGATGCTGTTCGAGCATCCGGAGTCGTCGTCGGGCGCGCGCATCATCGCCATCATCAGCGTCATGGTGATTGTGGTGTCCATCCTCATCTTTTGCCTAGAGACGCTGCCCGACTTCAGGAGCGAGAAGGAGCTTCGTGAGGTAAGGCAGCAAGGGGGCAAGGGAGGAGTGAAGTGGGATAAAGAGGAGACAAGGACAATGGAAAAAGttggtgttttgtgtgtgtgggggagtttCTCAATAGTCCAAACTGGCATCCTCCACTTGTTTCCTCATCTTCAACGGCACTAATCTGAAAGCTCTGTATAACTAGAAGTCAGATATAATATGTTAGTGGCCAACTTGCTTATTCTTGTTTTATTCTTcaaattcagtgcttgacttggactgaaatagatGCTGGTActaattttgggtgccggtactgtttataggtgcaggagctccacaataggtttgagctaatattctataagaggaacgaACCGGAGCTCAAGCAGTAGGAAATGTaaggtgccggtactcagttctggtgagctcctgcccaagtcaagcactgatgatATAGAAGGAGAGATTAAGTGGGGAAAGGCTTTTGGAGTGAACATTCAGTAGATGGAAAGTGTTACAGAACATTATGACATGCTGGACATGTATTGGAAAGGGAGAGGGGAAATATTATATTTTGTGAAAGATGGATAACAAGCATTGATGTCAATAAAATAATGATGTCATTAAAACAATGATGTCATTGAAACAATCAAATGAAATTCTACATTTTGGTCTAGCTCCCACTTATCTGCTTTTGAATATTTAATAGAATTTTGAAAAGCGTCAAGAGAACAagatggatggagggaaagatAGATGAGAGCCATGTGTAATTTTTCAATCGTAATAATAATTTCAACTGTTCAAATCGGATTTTGGATATTTACTTCAGATATCGATTGAATGAGTATTGTGACACTTTTTGTGTCATACAGTCAACTCATTAGGCAAAGCCTACCTCACATGGTCTGTCTGGTGTGTCTTGAATGGGATGTGTGTAGTTACATGTGTCACATGGCAACCCGATACCACTAACCAGCAGGTGTTTAGGTAAATACACTAACGGTGTGCATAGCTGTCCACAGTGAATTATGTGGAGAAATATTGACAGGGAGAGAACTAATGGACAAAAATGACAGGGAGACAAatgaaggagagatagagaaaggcTGACGTGATTATTTTAGTCAGCTGTTAAATTTGATACACTTGGATTGGGGGTAAGCGCAAAAGGGTACAGGGAGAAAAGAGTGGGgattaaaatacaaataaaaggagagaaagtgagagcaGACCCAGAGTAAATTCTCATCAGTCACGTGATTTCACTGATACTGAGAGCCTAGAGGTCAGAGGTGGCCCAAGACCTCTACAATATACTTCAGTCACGAAGATGAGCTGGGAAGACCTTGGGAGATAAAGCGACATACGTTGTGTCATGTTAACACATTCCTTCAGGAGAGCTGTGCTAGGCTGATGGCGGCTGCCTTTTGCACGAGGGGCGACAGCCAAGAAAAATGCAGAAACCCCAGTGAGGAGCGGCAGGCTGACTGAAGAGTGTTGGCTATGCTGGGAGGAAGACGGGATAGCGACAGTGGAGATGGATGGGGAGTAGCGTGAACACTCATGTTTCTCCTTTGCGATCTCGGGGGGCTATATATAGTGCCAGTCCTAAGAGTACATCAACACATAAATATGCCTTTATTAATAAACACGACGACTGTGACCAGCTACCGGAGAGAAATCATGAATAGGTCCTACTAGATTATACGTTTGACTTTTATTGTATCTCCAGGCACACAGTAAAAGTTCACACATTACACTCCAGGTTGTTGTGATGACTTTTTCCCCTCGAGACATTTTGATCACTAGACATTAAATATGAGAGGCTGAAATAAAGAATCGGTGTACAGTCTGACACGCTGACACGAACAGATTGAAACTCAAAGCCAGAAATAACGTCAACGTTAACACTTTGTGATCGTGCcaacactttaaaaaaaaaacttgaaaaatCACATGTGAAAAACACGTGGTTTTCAGACACGTGTGAACAAATCACATGTGAAACATTTCACATGTACaaaaatttatatatatatatatatttagtcatACCTGgcttgactgcatcaaactgggataatgtttttttcacatgtgaaactgcatatccaattttcacatgtgaaagtttttaacatgtgaaaccgcaaatttcacatgtgaaactgcaattcacatgtgaggttagaacatgttattctcctcacatgtgaaaaggtggtgttaacatgtgaactctaaatTTAATACATGTGAAAATATGGTTTCACGTGTGAAATTTAAGCTCAAAGTGTGAAAATGTGCAACTGCAAATTTGACatgtttcttgttgttgtaagGGAACAAGGGAACAAATGAACCACAAGATTTGCCGCAACATTTGGTATTCACTTGTAGTACATTTTGTTACTTCATCATCATAAAAAATATGAATTGTTTATAACTAACTGACAAGAACATTGTGTGATCAGGCTGGACCAACACAACAGTATTTTTAGTTGGCAATAAGTACTTGTAGATGATTATTAAGGCATAAACCAATAATAAGCAGAGGGGGGAAGTATAATTCTGCTTTTAGGAAGTGAATTCTGTAAGTTGAAATTAAAGTTTATGTCAAGTCCCAGTGCCCATTATCTGCTCAGTTTTTGCTCCAAGATACCAAACCCAAATATACCGAAATTGTTGCAATACATAATATATCACAGAAAAACACTTTACAAATCACAGTAGGCCTATAATGTCTAATTCCTATCCTCTGACAAATTAGTagttaaaattgtattttttctttctcattttcccctcttcctccctgcttccctgtcttctctctcccttctccaggAGTACTTCTACAAGTACCACGCCCACGACAAGAACATCTCCATGCACATGCTTCCCCCCGCCAGTGTCTTCCAGGACCCCTTCTTCCTGGTGGAGACCATGTGTATCTGCTGGTTCTCTTTTGAGCTGTTCATGCGTTTCATCTGCTCGCCCAGCAAGATGCACTTTTTCAAGGATGTGATGAACATCATCGACTTCACAGCCATCCTACCCTTCTTCGTGACACTGATCACTGAGCTGTCCAAGGACACAGAGAACGCACCGGGAGTGTCACTGGCCATCATCCGTGTAATCCGGTTAGTCAGGGTGTTCAGGATCTTCAAGCTGTCCCGCCACTCCAAGGGCCTGCAGATCCTGGGCCAGACGCTGAGGGCCAGCATGCGTGAGCTGGGCCTGCTCATCTTCTTCCTCTTCATCGGCGTCATCATCTTCGCCAGCGCCATCTTCTTCGCCGAGGCCGACCACAAGGACACAGCGTTCGTCAGCATCCCTGACGCCTTTTGGTGGGCGGTGGTTACCATGACCACCGTGGGCTACGGTGACATGTACCCAGAGACGGTGTGGGGCAAGCTGGTTGGCTCCATGTGTGCCATCGCCGGCGTGCTTACCATCTCGCTGCCCGTGCCCGTCATCGTGTCCAACTTCAGCTACTTCTACCACCGCGAGACGGAGTGCGAGGACCAAACCGAGTACACACACGTCAAGACCTCGCTGTGGGAGGACGAGGAGcacgaggagggggaggaaggggaggaggaaggggacggAGAGGGAGATTACTATGCCATAGAGGGCATCTGCAACCCTCTGAATAGGACTCTGTTGGGGGGACTGTGCGCTGGGCAGAGCAGGGAGTCGAGTGGGGCAAAAATGTACCTCAGTGAACCCCTGGTGACTCAGGTGTGACAACAGGACGTGTCAACAGGATGACCCTCAGGTGTGATCCTGTCACAAAAGGGATTGAAAAATAGGGATTACAAATGTTTAAGACAGCTCAATGGCAAACTGTCACTGGCATATAGTGGGAAAGCAGCAATATGTGTAGcagaaaaacataaatacctgTTTAACACTACATTCAGCAGGGGAGACATTAAACGATTGACTGGTGTAGGAACATACAACTACACTACTGTAGGTTGCTTGCCAGAAAAATAACGGAGAATGAGTGACATGCTCATTGTTTTCCATAGTCTTGCTATGTATTATTTAAGCTATGAGTTGTAAATTATTCATTGTAATATTAGCTTGTGTGTTCTTTTAAAGAGTTGAATCTTCATTGTCATTTTAGTACTGTCAATATGAAACCATGGTGTTTTCTCATCTTTAATCTTATCTAGATTATACagtttataaaatgtattttgttttAATTTATTCAAATGTATTATGAAAGGGCACTTCTCAGGCTGAATAAGCAAATGTTGGTCGACACAGACAAGGAACAACTATGAGATAGATATAGAGCACAATGTTACTCAGACACAGCTTCGCCATCCAATGACGCATGTGCTAATTGTAATCGATAAAAGGTTTTACATGCCACTTCAACATTCTCAATCTGACTACAGATACAACATGCTTATGATGATGTGTGACTTCTTCTCAAGTTTATACTTTAGAGCCAATATTTCCTGATGGCTGGAGCTACATAAATGTAGCAACATTCTGGATACTATTACTGTATCGTCTGATCTCTGATCAGATCACAGAACGCATTGTTACCAATTTATAGGCATGGGAAGGAGAGTGGAGGTAGTTTATCTCAGGGTAACTTGGTGTGAAAGGCCTATATTTGTGTATGTGTTGTTTTTAATAAAGATTATATTTTGTAAATTTTCTTAAGATGCCGTGTGCCGTCCATTGTTGTTGATGATCAGAAATGCTACATTTAATGGAATTCTTGCCACATTTACTTCTTCAGAGAACAGGTGAAATTCTACCTAGAGCTAGAGACATTCATTAAATGTTTATATTATGGATAATTCATTTTATTCTGTGGATAGCCCTTCGGTTGAAGCTTTGGGAAGAGAGACTGATGAACAGATGGTAGATGGTAATTACACATGCAACTTATTTTTCTATAGTTTTGCGTTTCAATTTTTGATTTCTGAGACCTTTCTGTAAAAAACTCAGATCCAGGACGAGCCCCCACAATCTACCCTCTGAGTTGAGTTGAAGTGCTGTACagcatctctctctgtatctcaggGCCTTTTATAGAAGCGCCATACTGTCTTGGTGAATGCTGTACTCTTATGTCCACTAGAGGGCAGTCCAAACCAACATCAATCACACACCCACCATGAGGGAGGGCCCTCTAATGTCCGTAacaaagagatgctctgcttttttgacaccacactccataaagcatgtcctgcaggctctagtttgatcttatcttgattattgcccAGTCATATgatcaagtgctgcaaagaaagacctagttaatctgcagctggcccagaacagagcggcacgtcttgctcatcattgtaatcagagggctaatattaatactatgaatgccagtctctcttggctaagagttggtTGAAGAAAGACTAACTGTGTCACTTcatgtttttataagaaacattaatgagTTGGAAATTCCAAACTGTTTTGTAGTCAACTTaaacacagcactgacacacacacttaccccaccagtcttttcacagtccccaggtcgagaacaaattcaaggaaacgtacagtctTATACAGACCCATGAGTGCATataactcccttccatcttatatagcgcaagtaacagcaaacctggtttcaaaaaacaaataaagcaacacctcaccaTACAATGCCTCTcgcccatgtgacctacttgttatGAGTATGTACTGACACgtagggtactagggggtaactGTACTGACACgtagggtactagggggtaactagCCCCCCCCCGTAATTCACATTAACACCACAAGATACCACCAAATTATTTCCCCAACACTTTCCCTGGCTGCCACTGCTCTTGCTCAACAAAAAAATGTCATCTGTGTCATCACAACATTTGGAGATATTTCAACCAAATGATTTTGTGGTAAGTTTatctatttttttgaattttgaaAAAGTTATAGATATATTCCAATGAAGTTAGAGCTATAATTGTTTTTTTAATATACAAGATGGAAAGCCTTAAGTtaaataatccacttgtttagAGAGAAATATGTAGATACTTTTTGAGTAAAGTAGTAATATGTTGGATGAGTGTGTTGCGGGCATGACTAGCCCAGTTAGCGCTAGTttatgtatgtaaattgtaaagtattttgtctgtaatgtatttttcgttatatgtcggaccccactaagactagctgtcgccattggcgtctgctaatggggatcctaataaatcaaatcaaatggttcAGCATGTTGGCTACAACCCTCCAAACACTCAGCACTTATTAGCTATTTATGGTGTGCTGTTTTTAAGCATTTCTCCAGAAGAACTGTCCTGGTTTGTCTTGCCTATTCTGCCATTTTAGTATCTTTACTAGAGCATCCATGCTGCTTTTGGTATTTTCATTGTATTATTATTCAGTGTTTTAGTATTTAGTTAATAACATGATTCATTAGTCCTTATTCTTCCATTTGTTCCCTGTGCTTCTCAACATAGATCAATCTGGTATTTTCACTGGATAACCGCAGACAGCCTAGCCATACATCACTAGAAAACATGAGCATAGATAAAGTATAGATAAAGTGTTACAACATGActctttatttatttgtttatttatttagcaATAAGCTCTTGGACTATAATATCAATAAGCTCTTAGACATGGTGTCAAAAGCCAGATAGAACTATTGTTTATACATCATTTAGcaacctggtctcatagactagttGTAACATAGTAAAGCAAAtatgggacactcaaattagtatgatttgttacatttggtatggttacataagacagaaggttacttaaagcAACCATGTAAGAAGGGAGGGTGGATTGTCATATAacgcgaatgtctagcaacccaaaggttacgtgttcgaatctcatcacgtaCAAccttttagctaattagcaactttacaactacttactactttttagctgctttgcaactacttagcatgttagctaacccttcccctaaccccaaccttaacccttaacctaactcctaaccttaaccctacccattaacctaactcctaaccttaaccctaaccttaaccctaacccctagcctagctagcgttagccagctagctaacgttagcgttagccacTTAGCCACTTAGCcacttagccacctagctaacattggcAACAaaaaattggaatttgtaacatatcatacgaattgtaatttgtaacgtatcatacgaaatggatgctAGACCTCCACAAATTGATACATtcatatgaaacgtaacatattATAATAAATAGTGTATCTTGGTTtacttacagaataatacgaaatgctctgagactagGTTGCATTTAGGCTTCAAAAggtttaaaaatataaataacacAATAAATTATAGCTACAGTACAATGAGTCAAACTTGAATTGATGATACAAGAGAGAAATATACTGCATATGACATATTCAACATGACATTCAAAGTGAGACAATATACACAGCAGTCAGTCCCACCATAGAGTTACGGAACTAAAATCACTTTAGGAATTAACATGGTTATACAATCCAGTAAACCTTTAAATAAATATACGGATAACAGTTCATTGTATACTTCCATCGACAAACTCCATTTTCAGCTTCACTTATCCCAGGAGAACTGTGGACTGACCACACCAGTGAGACCCCTGCCGAAAGGGTCATCTGAGTCCAGGTCAAGCTGTTGCTGATTCTGTTGTCGATTTTCATCTGTATTCGTTGTCATACTTCCAGATACCAAAATATTTCTCAGGGGAAGGAACCGAGAGAACGGGAGCCCATGTTGCGGTGTGGAGAGTTTCGAGGTGAGGGACACAAGAAGATTGTGATGTAAAGAGAGGAAACGAGTGTATCCATCAGCTAGCAGCTGCTCTCTGAAGGTGCAGTCAGCCTCTGTGTAGTGGCTCTGAGGAAATGAACAACATCGAAATCACAAATCAGACTTTTGACTTTACGTTTTTTTTTTGTTAGATGCAGTGAAGCAAGGCATTTAACTGTGCCATATTTCATGCTAGAGTAGATGATATTTGTCCGCTGCTCACCTGTCCCCTCAACTGGCCGGTGCTGTCCACACAGAGGAAAAGGGATGAAGACAGACCCTTGATAACTGTCTCACCTGCTCGAACTGACCTCAACtccaacacacctgagaacatacAGGAAACACATTCAATACAAGTGTCATCTATTATTCAAGTGTTTGGGAGATGGTGTGTAAAAGTGTCAACTTCATAATACTCAATTCTGTGACGTCTATCTGTCTGTCAAACAcgtgaatttcagaaaaataaaCACAGTGAAGCATTAAAAAAGTGATCTGTTTTAGatgaaactatactaaatatattcatgtcACCGAATAATGTAttcaaacacactgttttgcaatgaaggtctacagtagcctcatcagcactctctggggtagcaccatggtataGCCGGAgcacagctagtttccgtcctcctctgggtacattgacttcaatacaaaacctaggaagcTCATGGTTCTTACCCCATTCCATGGACTTACACAGTAAATATgacgacttccggaggacgtcctccaacctatcagagctcttgcagcatgaactgacatattgtccacccaatcaaaggatcagagaatgaatctagtactgaaagcataagctatagctagctagcattgcagtgcagtgcataaaatgtggtgagtagttgactcaaagcgagagaaagacaatagttgaacagttttcattTCTTCAAAAACAAagaagaagcaagagagagagatagttttttttgcctggtcacagacagctgttgtgttgtgcactgaagtccacaagtgaagggaaaaggtgaaaggaggagagcgcgtagatgcgaaaaggaattatacaacaagcAAAGTGGTCATGCTGTTTGTGTGTGCGGGTTAGCGGAGGTGTATTAATTCCaccgtttcttaaacggaagaaaacggaacgaaacagggataaacataccagaatttctccaatagaaactcttgtttgcaccTGTTTGGAGTAataattacaccctagatcagctagatggaggcaagagtgtgcaaggcggtattgaatgtttcattgtctgtcaccttgattaatcaaatttttctctcgacctgtgcacctacgttgtaaactttcattcgtaggctaggttgtagcaacctcatgatgggtagtagcctaaacctatcgatgttacattgagctgggtgaatggaatatgaatgacagtcatccaatatgctgtaatagaaaaaaggccatgctcattaaaaaaaaacatcctccctaatcttaaaagGCACCGACAGCCACTGACTTACTGTGAAGGGTCTGAGAAGGGCTCCCTGTCACTTTTCCATCAGTGGTCATCTCCAGAAACAGTTCTTTTCTTTGATTATCTGGGTGGGGGGAATACATTAcatgtaaacaacaacaacagcaacaacagcaacaacaacaacaacaacaacagtattTAAGAGGCAATAACTATTACTACTAGGAAAAAAAGATGGCCTACATACTGCGAGGATAAACCGAAGGATCGATAAGTACACACCTGAAATAAGTAAAAAAAAGTGAATGAACATAAGACAGAAGAGAAGTGAGCTTAATACCTGTGTAGAGATGTCTTTCTCTGACTTGATCATTGAAGAGCAGGAGTGGGTTGGAGTCAGGAATATAGAATGATATAGAGAGAGGTAGGAGGACCAgaag belongs to Coregonus clupeaformis isolate EN_2021a chromosome 1, ASM2061545v1, whole genome shotgun sequence and includes:
- the LOC121566991 gene encoding potassium voltage-gated channel subfamily A member 1-like yields the protein MEENDPEGGGEGGRRDIEEGEKDKQLKNQLNSEEKGEKENQVGGEKERKRVSRRSRSLWRSGWAPSERLAINVSGMRYETQLRTLAQFPDSMLGDPRRRLRYFDPLRNELFLDRNRACFDAILYFYQSGGRLRRPANVPLDIFIDELYFYELGEEIMARFKEDEGFPKEEAPSLPVNEVQRSLWMLFEHPESSSGARIIAIISVMVIVVSILIFCLETLPDFRSEKELREEYFYKYHAHDKNISMHMLPPASVFQDPFFLVETMCICWFSFELFMRFICSPSKMHFFKDVMNIIDFTAILPFFVTLITELSKDTENAPGVSLAIIRVIRLVRVFRIFKLSRHSKGLQILGQTLRASMRELGLLIFFLFIGVIIFASAIFFAEADHKDTAFVSIPDAFWWAVVTMTTVGYGDMYPETVWGKLVGSMCAIAGVLTISLPVPVIVSNFSYFYHRETECEDQTEYTHVKTSLWEDEEHEEGEEGEEEGDGEGDYYAIEGICNPLNRTLLGGLCAGQSRESSGAKMYLSEPLVTQV
- the fgf21 gene encoding fibroblast growth factor 21, which produces MYSPHPDNQRKELFLEMTTDGKVTGSPSQTLHSVLELRSVRAGETVIKGLSSSLFLCVDSTGQLRGQSHYTEADCTFREQLLADGYTRFLSLHHNLLVSLTSKLSTPQHGLPFSRFLPLRNILVSGSMTTNTDENRQQNQQQLDLDSDDPFGRGLTGVVSPQFSWDK